Proteins from a single region of Akkermansiaceae bacterium:
- a CDS encoding sugar phosphate isomerase/epimerase — MLSVSHIAWSEPNEEAALRLLSEFDIKSVELAPVRAFGNLLEANEADVRAKAGWYARQGFNISSFQALLFGTSGLLLFADQGSRTNLKRWLMRAAQVAGWCGAKSLVFGSPRNRLRGDLEPCVALEIAIPFFRELGDFCSANDTRLLIEPNPEQYGADFCISLEESITLVRAVDSPGFGLHLDAGGLAISGESFAGILERAADLVHHVHASQPDLSDWKEPDPIHRQVASALRSIGYSGGIALEMKKQEDEFGALRTALGSLRNIYQSPP, encoded by the coding sequence ATGTTGTCCGTCTCCCATATCGCTTGGTCGGAACCGAACGAAGAAGCAGCCTTACGGTTGCTCTCAGAGTTTGACATCAAGTCTGTCGAACTCGCCCCCGTCCGGGCATTCGGCAATCTCCTTGAAGCGAACGAAGCAGACGTCCGGGCCAAAGCGGGGTGGTACGCCCGTCAGGGATTCAACATCTCTTCATTCCAGGCACTGCTTTTTGGGACGTCCGGCCTGCTCCTTTTCGCTGACCAGGGTTCCCGCACTAACCTGAAGCGGTGGTTGATGAGGGCCGCACAGGTCGCCGGATGGTGCGGCGCCAAATCCTTAGTTTTTGGTTCTCCGAGAAACCGCCTCCGCGGCGACCTTGAGCCGTGTGTTGCCCTGGAAATCGCCATTCCGTTTTTCAGGGAACTGGGCGACTTTTGTTCGGCCAACGATACACGCCTTCTCATTGAACCGAACCCGGAGCAATACGGGGCTGATTTCTGTATCTCCTTGGAAGAATCCATCACGCTAGTCCGGGCCGTCGACAGCCCTGGCTTCGGTTTGCACCTTGACGCCGGGGGGCTTGCCATCTCCGGAGAATCGTTTGCCGGGATATTGGAGCGAGCCGCGGATCTCGTTCACCACGTTCATGCCAGCCAGCCCGACCTTTCGGACTGGAAGGAGCCTGATCCCATCCATCGGCAGGTCGCCTCCGCCCTCCGATCGATCGGGTATAGCGGTGGGATCGCCCTCGAAATGAAGAAACAGGAGGATGAATTCGGAGCACTCCGAACCGCCCTCGGCTCACTCCGGAATATCTATCAGAGCCCCCCATGA
- a CDS encoding NAD(P)-dependent oxidoreductase, with amino-acid sequence MKTALIGYSGFVGSTLDRTLNPDARFRSNNINDIRGQNFGHIICAGVQAVKWWANLHPDEDRARIHSLLDALRDAKAGMFTLISTIDVYPSPREVDEDTPIGLDGHHPYGLHRLEVEETIQALFSNVTILRLPGLFGPGLKKNVIFDLMSDNQLDKVHPEGSFQYYDTRRLAGDINRAWERDIPVLNVSSEPVATGEIRDLYFPGKALGGEPPPPPAYDMRSRYDAAWNGSGGYLYSKETVLRDLEGFLRDISS; translated from the coding sequence ATGAAAACCGCCCTGATCGGCTATAGTGGATTTGTCGGCAGCACCCTCGACCGGACCCTCAACCCCGATGCACGATTCCGCTCCAACAATATAAATGACATCCGCGGACAGAATTTCGGACACATCATTTGTGCGGGCGTCCAGGCGGTAAAATGGTGGGCCAATCTCCACCCAGATGAAGATCGGGCGAGAATCCATTCCTTGCTGGATGCCCTTCGGGACGCCAAGGCGGGAATGTTCACGCTGATATCCACCATCGATGTATATCCCTCGCCCCGCGAGGTGGACGAGGACACTCCCATCGGGCTGGATGGGCATCACCCCTACGGTCTCCACCGCCTCGAAGTGGAAGAGACGATCCAAGCCTTGTTCTCCAATGTCACCATCCTCCGCCTTCCGGGTCTCTTCGGCCCCGGACTGAAAAAGAACGTCATATTTGATCTGATGTCGGACAATCAGCTTGATAAAGTCCACCCCGAAGGATCTTTCCAATACTATGACACCCGCAGACTCGCGGGAGATATCAACCGGGCCTGGGAAAGAGATATCCCCGTGCTCAATGTTTCCTCGGAACCGGTTGCCACCGGTGAAATCCGCGACCTCTATTTCCCCGGCAAAGCCCTGGGTGGAGAGCCCCCCCCTCCACCAGCCTATGACATGCGCTCCCGATATGATGCGGCGTGGAACGGGAGCGGCGGATACCTCTACTCCAAGGAAACCGTTCTCCGCGACTTGGAAGGCTTTCTGCGTGACATCTCCTCTTGA